The genomic DNA CGCCAGAACATGAAATGGCACGAGCAGTTGATTTCCCATTTCGCTGAGATCTTCTTCCCGCTGCTACCGGCTCTCATCAGCGGCGGCCTGATCCTTGGTTTCCGTAACGTGATTGGCGATCTGCCGATGAGCAACGGCCAGACGCTGGCGCAAATGTACCCGTCGCTGAAAACGATCTATGACTTCCTGTGGCTGATCGGCGAAGCCATCTTCTTCTATCTGCCGGTCGGCATCTGCTGGTCTGCAGTAAGAAAAATGGGCGGTACGCCGATCCTCGGCATTGTGCTGGGCGTCACGCTGGTCTCGCCGCAACTGATGAACGCTTACCTGCTCGGTCAGCAGGCGCCGGAAGTATGGAATTTTGGCCTGTTCAGCATCGCCAAAGTGGGCTATCAGGCGCAGGTCATTCCGGCGCTGCTGGCAGGTCTGGCGCTCGGGTTTATCGAAACGCGCATGAAGCGCATCGTGCCTGACTATCTCTATCTGGTCATCGTGCCGGTCTGCTCGCTGATCCTCGCCGTGTTCCTCGCTCATGCATTGATCGGCCCGTTCGGGCGTCTGATTGGCGATGGCGTGGCCTTCGCGGTGCGCCACCTGATGACCGGCAGCTTCGCCCCGGTTGGCGCTGCGCTGTTTGGTTTCCTGTATGCGCCGCTGGTGATCACCGGCGTGCATCAGACCACGCTGGCAATTGATATGCAGATGATCCAGAGCATGGGCGGAACGCCGGTGTGGCCGCTGATTGCGCTTTCCAACATCGCGCAGGCCTCGGCGGTGGTGGGCATTATTATTGTCAGCCGCAAACACAACGAACGTGAAATTTCCGTTCCGGCCGCTATCTCCGCCTTTCTCGGCGTCACCGAACCGGCGATGTATGGTATTAACCTCAAATACCGTTTCCCGATGCTGTGCGCGATGGTGGGTTCCGGGCTGGCGGGTCTGCTGTGCGGCCTCAATGGTGTGATGGCGAACGGCATTGGTGTTGGCGGCTTGCCGGGCATTCTCTCCATCCAGCCAGCCTACTGGCAGGTTTACGCGCTGGCGATGGCCATCGCGGTAGTGGTTCCAATTGTACTGACTTCAGTGGTTTATCAGCGCAAGTTCCGTCAGGGCTCGCTGCAAATTGTGTAATGATGTTGGGGCGCGGGGCGCCCCTTTTTTAGCAGGAAAGCATAATGAATACCCTTCCCCACTGGTGGCAAAACGGCGTTATCTACCAGATTTACCCCAGAAGCTTTCAGGACACGACCGGCAGCGGCACCGGCGATTTACGCGGCGTCACCGCCCGTCTCGACTACCTGCAGACACTCGGCATTGACGCCATCTGGCTGACGCCGTTCTACGTCTCGCCGCAGATAGATAACGGCTACGACGTGGCGAACTACACTGCCATCGATCCCACTTACGGCACGCTGGACGACTTCGACGAACTGGTGGCTCAGGCCAAATCGCGCAACATTCGTGTCGTGCTCGATATGGTGTTCAACCACACGTCAACGCAACACCCGTGGTTTCGTGAATCGCTGAACCCGGACAGCCCTTACCGGGAGTTCTACATCTGGCGTGATGAGCCCAACAACTGGCGGTCGAAATTTGGCGGCAACGCCTGGCAGTGGCACCCGGAGAGTAAACAATACTTTCTGCACCTGTTCGCACCAGAACAGGCGGATCTCAACTGGGAAAATCCGGCGGTACGCGCAGAGCTGAAAAAAGTGTGCGAGTTCTGGGCCGATCGCGGTGTGGATGGTCTGCGCCTTGACGTCGTCAACCTGATCTCCAAAGACCAGGCCTTCCCGGACGATGATCGCGGCGATGGCCGCCGTTTCTACACCGATGGCCCACGCGCACATGAATTTTTGCAGGAGCTGAGCCGTGATGTCTTCACGCCCGGCTACCTGATGACGGTGGGCGAAATGTCCTCCACATCACTCGAACACTGCCAGCAATATGCCGCCCTCGACGGGCGCGAGCTGTCGATGACCTTTAACTTTCATCATCTGAAGGTCGATTACCCCGACGGCGAAAAGTGGACGCTGGCAAAACCCGATTACGTCGCCCTGAAAGCGCTGTTCCGCCACTGGCAGCAGGGCATGCATAACGTCGCCTGGAACGCGCTGTTCTGGTGTAATCACGACCAGCCGCGCATCGTCTCACGGTTTGGCGACGAAGGCGCGCTGCGCGATACCTCGGCGAAAATGCTGGCGATGGTGCTGCATGGCATGCAGGGCACGCCGTACATCTATCAGGGGGAAGAGATCGGCATGACCAACCCGCACTTCCGTCAGATAACCGAATATCGCGATGTGGAAAGCCACAACATGTACGCTGAACTGGGCGCTCAGGGGCGTAGTGGCGATGAGCTACTGGCGATCCTCGCCAGTAAATCCCGCGACAATAGCCGTACGCCAATGCAGTGGTGCGCGCAGCCGCACGGCGGTTTCACCACCGGCGAGCCGTGGATCGGGCTTTGCGACAATTATCGCGAGATCAATGTCGACGCTGCGCTGCACGATCCGGATTCGGTGTTTTACACCTATCAGCGGCTTATCGCTCTGCGTAAGTGTGAACCGATCCTGACCTGGGGAGATTATGACGATCTGTTGCCGGAGCACCCGGCGTTGTGGTGCTATCGCCGCCAGTGGCAGGGGCAGACGCTGATGGTCATCGCCAACCTGAGCAATCTGTTCCAGCCATGGTCACCCCAGAACACAGACGGCGCCTGGAAAACC from Trabulsiella odontotermitis includes the following:
- the treB gene encoding PTS trehalose transporter subunit IIBC, which encodes MSKVNQQDIDNLIDLVGGRENIATVSHCITRLRFVLNSPAKANPKAIEALPMVKGCFTNAGQFQVVIGTNVGDYYQALLATTGQASADKEQAKKAARQNMKWHEQLISHFAEIFFPLLPALISGGLILGFRNVIGDLPMSNGQTLAQMYPSLKTIYDFLWLIGEAIFFYLPVGICWSAVRKMGGTPILGIVLGVTLVSPQLMNAYLLGQQAPEVWNFGLFSIAKVGYQAQVIPALLAGLALGFIETRMKRIVPDYLYLVIVPVCSLILAVFLAHALIGPFGRLIGDGVAFAVRHLMTGSFAPVGAALFGFLYAPLVITGVHQTTLAIDMQMIQSMGGTPVWPLIALSNIAQASAVVGIIIVSRKHNEREISVPAAISAFLGVTEPAMYGINLKYRFPMLCAMVGSGLAGLLCGLNGVMANGIGVGGLPGILSIQPAYWQVYALAMAIAVVVPIVLTSVVYQRKFRQGSLQIV
- the treC gene encoding alpha,alpha-phosphotrehalase, producing MNTLPHWWQNGVIYQIYPRSFQDTTGSGTGDLRGVTARLDYLQTLGIDAIWLTPFYVSPQIDNGYDVANYTAIDPTYGTLDDFDELVAQAKSRNIRVVLDMVFNHTSTQHPWFRESLNPDSPYREFYIWRDEPNNWRSKFGGNAWQWHPESKQYFLHLFAPEQADLNWENPAVRAELKKVCEFWADRGVDGLRLDVVNLISKDQAFPDDDRGDGRRFYTDGPRAHEFLQELSRDVFTPGYLMTVGEMSSTSLEHCQQYAALDGRELSMTFNFHHLKVDYPDGEKWTLAKPDYVALKALFRHWQQGMHNVAWNALFWCNHDQPRIVSRFGDEGALRDTSAKMLAMVLHGMQGTPYIYQGEEIGMTNPHFRQITEYRDVESHNMYAELGAQGRSGDELLAILASKSRDNSRTPMQWCAQPHGGFTTGEPWIGLCDNYREINVDAALHDPDSVFYTYQRLIALRKCEPILTWGDYDDLLPEHPALWCYRRQWQGQTLMVIANLSNLFQPWSPQNTDGAWKTLISNYTETAQKPGDMTLRPFEAVWWLQ